CGCTCATCATCTTCCGGAATTCGAGCGCATCGACTAGCGCGGCGAGGCGCTCGGCCTCGACCTGGATATCCTCCGCGAGGCCACCCTCTTCGGCATCCAATTCCAACAGGGTATCAACGTCCTGGGCGCTCCGTTCGATACGTTTCCAGGCGTTTAACCAGCTCTCGTGCAACGCGATTTCGCGTTCCACCTCCCTCGCCGCCGTCTGATTTTGCCAGAAATCAGGATTCAGCCGGCGTTGACTCAGCGCATCGATCTGTTGTTCGCGATGAGCCGGGTCAAAGATACCTCCCGAGCGTGTATACACGCTCTAACAGGCTACGGATTTCTTCGGTGGTCCTGGGCATCGGGGTACGTTTGCTCCATACTATGAGTGGTGCGCTCAGCGCCGCACCAACAGGGTGCGCGAGCGGACGATCCGCGCCGTCTGAGCGCCCACGAGGCCGCCGCAAACGCCGAGGGCGCATCCAATCAGAATCGTCAACACAACGAACATGGCTTCGGGCATGTTTCCCATGATCTCCGCCATCGCGTCGATCATGCGTGAAACAGGCGCGGAAGCCACGATAAAATTATAGGCGACCAGCAGGGCCCAGGGCAATCCCACGGCGAGTCCGCCCCAGAGCCAGCCTCGTTCCACAGCCAGATACCCGGCGACAACGCCGCCGGCGACACTGAAAGGCCATCCCAGCACGAGGTGTAACACGAGCGCCACGATCATTCCGGCAATGCCAGCCATTATCGGAATCCGGTCAATTGTTGAAGCTGCTCGCGGACACGCGGAGACGTTTCCTTCGCGAGACACCGCTGGATATCGTCGCGCAGCGGCGCCACGTTCACGGCGCGGAGGGCCTGCGCGGCGGAGAATCGTTCGATTTCGACGCCATCGTCCAGGAGGGCGACGAGCGCCTGCCCCACGCCGGCGCCCACGGCGGGCTGTGCTCGAGCAATCATGCCCAGAGCATCCGCCGCCGCCGCACGCACCTCCTCCGGTTCGCTCGGATCGAGCCGGGCCTCCAGGTAGGCGATCCCTTCCGGCGCAGCGATCGTTCCGTAGGCCTCGATCAGGGCGAGTTCGACGACATGTTGCCAGCTCTCGACATCAAACAGCCCCCGCACGGCGTCGAGCGTTTCGTCGGGGTACGATCGCGCCATCAGACGCACACTTTCGGCCATCAGCTGATACGACGGATCGCTCAGCGTGCCCCGCAACGCCGCCAGCAAGACACTGTCCGCATACCGCGACAGGGCGATGAGCGCGGCCTTTCGGACGATGGACGAGGCGTCGGAGCGGGTGACGCCGGCCAGCGCCTCGCGTACAAACGGGTCTCCAGCGTAGGCGGCGAGAGCGGAAGCGGAGGCCTCACGAACGGTCTCGCTGGCGTCGACGGAAAGGACGCGCAGCAGGGCATCGCGCGTCGGGGTTTCCGGCTCCAGCGCGCCGAGCGCCAGGACGGCATCGTACCGGCCGGCCATCTCATCATCCCCCTGGGCTTGACGCACCCACTCGTCGCGATCTTTCGTCTCCCGAATATCCGCCAACAGCCAGTCGCCGGCGTCGAACCGTACGAACGACACATCACCGGCAAGCGCAAAGCGGAATGTGGTGTCGCGATTTGACACGGTGAATCGCTGGGTGAAGGGGGCCGTGCCGCCTTGCAGGTTCAGCTCGACCTGGACGTCAAACCGAAACGCTGGGAACAGCACGCTGTCCTGCACCTGGCGCACCCGCACTTCGTACAGCCCGCGGTTGGCAAAAAACGTGTGATCGACTTCTATTTCAGGGTGCCCGGGCTGCTGGAGCCATTGATTAAAGAAGAAACCCAGATTGCGCCCCGACGCCTGCTCCATCGCCTTGCGGAGGTCGTCGGCAACGACATGGCGCGAGGCGTAGTCGCGTACGTACCGCCGAACCCCATTCCACCACAACACCTCGCCCAGTTCGAACCGGAGTTGATGGAGGACCATCGCCATCTTCTCGTATGTATGGCGGTCGTAGAGGGCGTTGGGGTCGTCGTATCCGTACCAGATGATTGGACGGCGCATCGACGCGGCCTCCTGCAGGTACGCCGTGCGTTGTTCGATGGTATGGGCCTGCGCCTCGTCCATGCCGGCGCTCTGTTCGATGTACACGCGCTCGAAGTAACTCGCGAAACCTTCGTTCAGCGGCAGATGGGCCCAGTTGCGGGGCACAATAAAATTGCCGAACCACTGGTGGGCGAGTTCATGAGCGATAAGATCGCGGCCGTCGAAGTCCAGCCGCGCACGCTCGTCGTGCTGGAGCTGTTCGTACATCACCGTGGCGGTGGTATTCTCCATGCCGCGCGCCGTGAAATCGCGCACGGTGACCTGTTTGTAGTTGGACCACGGGTACGCCACTCCGACCGCCTGCTCGAACACGCCCATCATGCGCGGCGTCTCGCCAAAAATGAACGAGGCGAGACGCTCGTACGCCGGCTCGACGATATAGGCCAGCGGCACCTGGCTGCCGTCGCTACGGGCATATCGATCGAGCACGGTCGTGAATTCACCCACCACGACGCTGGTGAGGTAAGAGGCATGGGAGCGAGAGAGGCGCCAATGGTCGCGCCGGAGGCCGTCGGCCAGTTGCTCCTGGGCGATGATCCCCCCGTTGGCGATCGTCGAATACGAGGCCGGCACGGTAAGGATGAGGTCCACCGACGCGAGGTCGTTTGGATAATCCCATCCCGGATACCAGTAGCGGTTATCCTGGGGCTGACCGAGCGTCCATACCTGCGTCGGCTTGGAGGAGTCGGTGCCTGCGCCGTCGACGAAGTGCATCCCCAGCCGTTGCCCGTTGCGGGTGGGATGGGCCGTGTAAGCGATGGCGACATCGAACGTATCGACGCCCAGGGGCTGTGGCGGGATGAGGGCTAGCGTGTGCCCGTCATACTGGATTTCCAGCGGAACCCGGGAGCCGTCCGTCTGGATCAGGCTCGCGTCGTGGATTTCCATGTCACGCCCGTCGAATCCGAGACGGGTCATTCCATTGACGAGCGTGCGCAGCCGATGCGTCGCAACGCCCAGGACGCGCTCCCCGGGGAAGTCGAACCGGAGGTCGAGTGTGGAGTGGAGCAGGTCGTAGTTGCTGACCGGCTCGACGAAGGCCTCGTCCGGGTTGCGGATCACCCGGTAC
The DNA window shown above is from Rhodothermales bacterium and carries:
- a CDS encoding M1 family metallopeptidase — encoded protein: MLVVVLVTVAGCSGRRPSESDPPAYRPRVIQPRTAPTPTPAEAAAEVLPAYLPPAYRVIRNPDEAFVEPVSNYDLLHSTLDLRFDFPGERVLGVATHRLRTLVNGMTRLGFDGRDMEIHDASLIQTDGSRVPLEIQYDGHTLALIPPQPLGVDTFDVAIAYTAHPTRNGQRLGMHFVDGAGTDSSKPTQVWTLGQPQDNRYWYPGWDYPNDLASVDLILTVPASYSTIANGGIIAQEQLADGLRRDHWRLSRSHASYLTSVVVGEFTTVLDRYARSDGSQVPLAYIVEPAYERLASFIFGETPRMMGVFEQAVGVAYPWSNYKQVTVRDFTARGMENTTATVMYEQLQHDERARLDFDGRDLIAHELAHQWFGNFIVPRNWAHLPLNEGFASYFERVYIEQSAGMDEAQAHTIEQRTAYLQEAASMRRPIIWYGYDDPNALYDRHTYEKMAMVLHQLRFELGEVLWWNGVRRYVRDYASRHVVADDLRKAMEQASGRNLGFFFNQWLQQPGHPEIEVDHTFFANRGLYEVRVRQVQDSVLFPAFRFDVQVELNLQGGTAPFTQRFTVSNRDTTFRFALAGDVSFVRFDAGDWLLADIRETKDRDEWVRQAQGDDEMAGRYDAVLALGALEPETPTRDALLRVLSVDASETVREASASALAAYAGDPFVREALAGVTRSDASSIVRKAALIALSRYADSVLLAALRGTLSDPSYQLMAESVRLMARSYPDETLDAVRGLFDVESWQHVVELALIEAYGTIAAPEGIAYLEARLDPSEPEEVRAAAADALGMIARAQPAVGAGVGQALVALLDDGVEIERFSAAQALRAVNVAPLRDDIQRCLAKETSPRVREQLQQLTGFR